AATTGATAATTTTCCATAGCAAGAATAGCCGCACCTATTGCACCCATTGTTTGATGATGTTCAGGAACAATTATTTCATTGTTAAGAACTTCTTTAAAAGCTTTAACCATTCCGGAATTTGAAGCTACACCGCCTTGAAATACAATTTTAGGAAGAATTTCTTTTCCAAGAGCGAGGTTGCTGAGATAATTTCTGACAAGTGCCTGGCAAAGACCGTATAAAAGGTCTTGTATCGCGTAACCAAGCTGCTGTTTATGAATCAAATCACTTTCTGCAAAAACTCCGCATCTTCCTGCAATTCTTGCAGGCGCTGTTGATTTTAGAGCCGTAGCACCAAATTCAGCGATAGGAACGTTTAATCTGCTTGCCTGCTGGTCAAGAAAACTTCCTGTACCGGCAGCACAAACTGTATTCATTGCAAAATCAGTAACAATACCGTCTCTTAATATAATAATCTTGCTGTCCTGTCCGCCTATTTCAAGAATAGTCTGAACTCCGGGAACATATATGCTGGCAGCAACAGAGTGAGCTGTTATTTCATTTTTTATTATGTCTGCTCCGACAAGAGCCCCTGCAAGCTGTCTTCCGCTTCCTGTCGTTCCGGCACCGAGAATGTTATATTCTTCTTGAGCCTGCGCTACTATTTGTTTCATCCCTTCTTGAACAGCAAGAACAGGTTTGCCTGAAGTTCTCAGCATTACACTGTCTATATATTTTCCTGATTCATCGATAACTGCCAGTTTTGTTGTTACCGACCCTACGTCTATTCCTAAAAAAGAGTTGCGTGCCATTATTTTTTCCTCATGATTAATTTTTGAAAAGCGCGTTTTTATTAATATAGAAATTTTATTTTAAGATAAAAAATCCAAAAATGAAATCTAACTGCATGATAAAAATATGTTATATCAAAGTAATTAAGTAATAAATACACTTCAAGTATATTATTAATATGTTAACAGACTTGAACATAAAGAGTTTAAATTTTATAATTTTAAC
This DNA window, taken from bacterium, encodes the following:
- a CDS encoding acyl-CoA dehydratase activase: MARNSFLGIDVGSVTTKLAVIDESGKYIDSVMLRTSGKPVLAVQEGMKQIVAQAQEEYNILGAGTTGSGRQLAGALVGADIIKNEITAHSVAASIYVPGVQTILEIGGQDSKIIILRDGIVTDFAMNTVCAAGTGSFLDQQASRLNVPIAEFGATALKSTAPARIAGRCGVFAESDLIHKQQLGYAIQDLLYGLCQALVRNYLSNLALGKEILPKIVFQGGVASNSGMVKAFKEVLNNEIIVPEHHQTMGAIGAAILAMENYQFTGVQTKFKGWKVRDFKFTSFTHECCDCANNCEVVTIVQGEVENQTPKSPKEVKGDIIARWGGTCGKWDLIEQLQASR